In one window of Fictibacillus phosphorivorans DNA:
- a CDS encoding fatty acid desaturase family protein, which produces MKDLQSFGWYAAKIAPKLPKEAFKPVPSRLWGGLVYLLIAIAGILVIGLLNNLHPWLGIGIAVILGTCFAGMGFLGHEILHGTVIRKPWLRDFLGAVAFWPLSVGPKLWRKWHNTTHHVHTQHDGKDPDAWPTLENLSHKPLLQKVYKLPMWMRSIVSFAFLSVSFTLHGLFMFKRFITEFKPSKRPSVWIQLLLPWAMWLGLLAWLGPVKWFFAVLLPLLIANAIVMSYISTNHRLNPMTDVNDPLANSLTVTVPKWIDVIHFNFSYHTEHHLFPGMSPKYYPLVKKHIKEMWPERYHEMPHWKALVALWKTPHVYFNQTQFVDPAPGNLYPSLGYGMNQNETVEEKKRKRKSVSRTSKSIH; this is translated from the coding sequence ATGAAAGATCTACAATCGTTTGGCTGGTATGCAGCAAAAATCGCTCCAAAGCTGCCGAAAGAAGCCTTTAAGCCAGTGCCTTCAAGATTATGGGGAGGACTAGTCTACTTATTGATCGCAATCGCCGGTATTTTAGTTATCGGGTTATTGAATAATTTACACCCTTGGTTAGGGATTGGAATCGCTGTAATATTAGGAACGTGTTTTGCGGGAATGGGCTTCTTAGGCCATGAGATCCTGCACGGCACCGTTATCCGAAAGCCTTGGCTTCGTGACTTTTTAGGAGCAGTTGCCTTTTGGCCGTTAAGTGTAGGACCGAAATTATGGAGAAAGTGGCACAATACAACGCACCACGTTCATACTCAACATGATGGAAAAGACCCGGATGCATGGCCGACGCTAGAGAACTTGTCTCACAAACCATTGCTTCAAAAAGTGTACAAGCTTCCAATGTGGATGCGTTCGATCGTAAGCTTTGCTTTTTTATCTGTTTCATTTACGCTGCACGGACTTTTCATGTTCAAACGGTTTATTACAGAGTTCAAACCAAGCAAACGTCCTTCCGTATGGATTCAACTGCTATTGCCGTGGGCGATGTGGCTAGGATTGTTAGCATGGCTAGGACCGGTTAAATGGTTCTTTGCGGTATTGCTGCCATTGTTGATCGCAAACGCGATCGTAATGAGCTATATCTCAACCAATCACCGCTTGAACCCAATGACAGACGTGAACGATCCGTTAGCGAACAGCTTAACGGTTACGGTTCCAAAATGGATCGATGTGATTCATTTTAACTTCTCTTACCATACGGAGCATCATCTGTTCCCGGGTATGAGTCCAAAATATTACCCGCTCGTGAAAAAGCACATCAAAGAGATGTGGCCAGAGCGCTATCACGAGATGCCGCACTGGAAAGCACTTGTTGCACTATGGAAGACACCTCATGTGTACTTTAACCAGACTCAGTTTGTTGATCCAGCACCAGGGAATCTGTATCCTTCGCTTGGTTATGGGATGAATCAGAATGAAACTGTGGAAGAGAAGAAGCGGAAACGTAAATCAGTGAGCCGCACGTCGAAAAGCATCCATTAA
- the proC gene encoding pyrroline-5-carboxylate reductase, which produces MEKKIGFIGFGKMAQAMAGGMISSGLISPDQIIASMRTEKTRLYVEKQYGIHTFSSNSDVAKAADVLFLAVAPYSYFEVIEEVKEFVKPDAIIVTIAAGITTEDVEHAFGKQMKVVRTMPNTPSLVGAGMTAVSVNDEITDDELQTVEELLGSFGKVEVIVESQMDAIPAISGSSPAYVYMMIEAMADGGVVQGLSRDQSYRLAAQAVLGAAQMVLETGKHPGELKDQVTSPGGATIAAVATLEQERFRGAVLAAMESCTEKVKKLGKK; this is translated from the coding sequence ATGGAGAAAAAAATAGGATTTATAGGTTTTGGAAAGATGGCGCAAGCGATGGCAGGAGGTATGATCAGTTCAGGCTTGATCAGTCCTGATCAGATTATCGCGAGCATGCGAACGGAAAAGACACGCCTGTATGTAGAGAAGCAATATGGTATTCACACGTTCTCGTCAAACAGTGATGTGGCAAAAGCAGCAGACGTGCTGTTTCTTGCGGTAGCGCCATATTCTTATTTTGAAGTGATTGAAGAGGTAAAGGAATTCGTAAAACCTGATGCGATCATCGTAACGATTGCAGCTGGGATTACAACGGAAGACGTGGAGCACGCTTTCGGAAAACAAATGAAAGTGGTACGAACGATGCCGAACACCCCATCACTTGTCGGAGCAGGTATGACGGCTGTTTCTGTAAATGATGAGATAACGGATGATGAACTGCAGACGGTTGAGGAGTTGCTCGGCAGCTTCGGTAAAGTAGAAGTGATAGTAGAATCTCAGATGGATGCGATTCCTGCGATCAGCGGTTCTTCACCAGCTTACGTGTACATGATGATTGAGGCGATGGCAGACGGAGGCGTAGTACAAGGCTTGTCACGTGATCAATCCTATCGTTTAGCGGCACAAGCGGTTTTAGGAGCAGCGCAGATGGTGCTTGAAACAGGAAAGCATCCTGGCGAGTTAAAAGATCAAGTAACGTCTCCAGGTGGAGCAACGATTGCGGCAGTCGCAACACTCGAGCAAGAACGTTTTCGTGGTGCAGTGTTAGCGGCAATGGAAAGCTGCACAGAAAAAGTAAAGAAATTGGGGAAAAAGTAG
- a CDS encoding dipeptidase gives MTDKIVNYLKENRDTHLEELTDWLAVPSVSALPEHKEDVRKGAEWIADSLTNAGMDNVKIYETDGHPVVYGDWLKAEGKPTVLVYGHYDVQPVDPIELWESPPYEATIRDNKLYARGASDDKGQTFMHVKVLQAILKSEGTLPLNFKFCIEGEEEIGSPSLPKFIEENKDLLAADVIVISDTGMLDRGKPAICYGLRGMCAMQVDVTGPNSDLHSGLYGGAVQNPLHAITELLQSFRDENGRILVDGFYDNVQELTKEEREAFRALPLTEEALKNQLGVTELTGEEGYSHIERTWARPTLELNGVWGGFQGEGIKTVIPAKAHAKISCRLVPNQEPDEIIEKVKAHIEKHKPAGIDVKVTLFDKGAPYVTPFDHPAIQAAARSYEKVYGVPTAFTRGGGSIPIVATFDQMLNIPVVLMGFGLSTENFHAPNEHFHLENFDKGMETLADYWFELEKSIQKETTTK, from the coding sequence ATGACAGATAAAATCGTCAATTACTTAAAAGAAAATCGCGACACGCATTTAGAAGAGTTAACAGACTGGCTTGCTGTTCCGAGTGTAAGTGCATTGCCAGAGCACAAAGAAGACGTTCGAAAAGGTGCAGAATGGATCGCAGATAGCCTTACGAATGCTGGAATGGACAATGTGAAAATCTATGAAACAGACGGGCATCCTGTTGTTTATGGAGACTGGTTAAAGGCAGAAGGCAAGCCGACCGTACTCGTTTATGGCCATTACGATGTACAGCCTGTCGATCCGATCGAGCTATGGGAATCTCCGCCTTATGAAGCTACCATCCGCGATAACAAACTATACGCGCGCGGAGCATCAGATGACAAAGGCCAAACGTTCATGCACGTAAAAGTTTTACAAGCCATATTAAAATCAGAAGGTACACTCCCTCTTAACTTCAAGTTCTGTATCGAAGGTGAAGAAGAGATCGGGAGTCCAAGTCTTCCGAAGTTTATTGAGGAAAATAAAGATTTACTAGCAGCAGACGTTATTGTTATTTCGGATACAGGCATGCTAGATCGCGGAAAACCAGCGATCTGCTACGGCCTTCGCGGCATGTGTGCGATGCAAGTGGATGTTACGGGACCAAACAGTGATCTCCATTCCGGTCTATATGGTGGTGCTGTTCAGAACCCGCTGCACGCGATCACAGAGCTTCTTCAATCGTTCCGTGATGAAAACGGACGCATTTTAGTAGATGGCTTCTATGATAATGTACAAGAATTGACGAAAGAAGAAAGAGAAGCATTCCGCGCTCTTCCTCTAACAGAAGAAGCGCTTAAGAATCAGCTTGGCGTAACAGAGCTCACAGGTGAAGAAGGTTACTCTCACATCGAACGTACATGGGCCCGCCCTACTTTAGAGTTAAACGGCGTATGGGGAGGGTTCCAAGGTGAAGGAATCAAGACTGTAATCCCTGCAAAAGCACACGCAAAGATCAGCTGCCGACTCGTACCGAACCAAGAGCCAGATGAGATCATCGAAAAAGTAAAAGCTCACATTGAAAAGCATAAGCCAGCAGGCATTGATGTGAAAGTTACCCTTTTCGATAAAGGAGCTCCATACGTAACACCGTTCGATCACCCAGCCATCCAAGCGGCTGCACGTTCTTACGAAAAAGTGTACGGTGTACCAACAGCGTTCACACGTGGTGGCGGATCGATCCCAATCGTAGCAACGTTCGACCAAATGCTGAATATTCCCGTCGTATTAATGGGCTTCGGACTATCAACAGAAAACTTCCATGCACCAAACGAGCACTTCCATCTCGAAAACTTCGACAAAGGCATGGAAACACTAGCAGACTATTGGTTCGAACTCGAAAAATCCATCCAAAAAGAAACAACAACAAAATAA
- a CDS encoding nuclease-related domain-containing protein: MIKKVRIKPIYMDKLQLLMNRLDDDFVRQSLEVELSKMTAGYRGEDSINYFLNMLPNKKECHVLHDLRIPHESTFFQIDTLIVNPTYILIIEVKNISGNLFFDHTFNQLIRTKNGIEEPFQDPISQVERQKYQLEH; the protein is encoded by the coding sequence ATGATAAAAAAGGTAAGGATCAAGCCCATTTATATGGATAAGCTTCAGCTCTTGATGAACCGTTTAGATGACGATTTTGTTAGACAGAGTCTTGAAGTAGAACTGAGTAAGATGACGGCCGGTTACCGCGGCGAAGACTCTATCAACTATTTTTTGAACATGCTTCCGAACAAGAAAGAATGCCACGTTCTGCACGACCTTCGAATTCCCCATGAATCTACTTTTTTTCAAATCGACACGCTTATTGTAAATCCCACCTACATTCTTATTATTGAAGTGAAGAACATCTCCGGAAACCTTTTCTTCGATCATACTTTCAATCAACTAATACGCACAAAAAACGGTATAGAAGAACCCTTTCAAGATCCTATTTCACAAGTTGAACGACAAAAATACCAGCTTGAGCACTGA